A region from the Terriglobales bacterium genome encodes:
- a CDS encoding ABC transporter permease translates to MELVEILKIALRALARNKLRSALTMLGIIIGVGAVIAMVGIGNGAQKEVQDRIAAMGTNLLYISAGSVNKGGTRTGAGATQTLVASDVIAILREAPAVANAAPSSSASTQLVYGNQNWATTVTGTEPQYFDIRAWDMARGASFTEDDARTAANVAVIGDTVRQNLFGNSDPVGQTIRAGNLPFTVVGVLTAKGTSGMGGDQDDGIYVPITTLQKKITGQDWLRNIMVSAKSQQESYAAQDQITQILRDRHRIRQGDPDDFTIRNLADVAELADQSAQVMTMLLASIAGVSLIVGGIGIMNIMLVSVTERTREIGIRVAIGATEQDVQRQFLLESVVLSLLGGAIGILVGIGSSVLITYVLHWSVSVSVLAVGAAVIFSTAIGIAFGYYPARKAARLDPIEALRFE, encoded by the coding sequence ATGGAACTCGTAGAAATTCTAAAAATCGCATTGCGGGCACTCGCACGTAACAAGCTGCGCTCAGCGTTGACTATGCTGGGAATCATCATTGGAGTAGGAGCGGTGATCGCGATGGTCGGCATCGGCAATGGAGCGCAGAAGGAAGTGCAGGATCGCATCGCCGCCATGGGGACGAATCTTCTTTATATCTCCGCGGGCAGCGTAAACAAAGGCGGCACGCGGACCGGCGCCGGCGCCACGCAGACGCTGGTTGCCTCCGATGTAATCGCGATCCTGCGCGAGGCTCCTGCAGTGGCCAATGCCGCTCCGAGTTCTTCGGCGAGCACGCAGTTGGTCTACGGCAATCAGAACTGGGCCACCACGGTGACGGGAACTGAGCCGCAGTATTTCGACATCCGCGCGTGGGACATGGCGAGAGGCGCTTCCTTCACCGAAGACGACGCAAGGACTGCGGCCAACGTAGCCGTAATCGGCGATACCGTACGCCAGAACCTGTTTGGGAATAGCGATCCGGTCGGTCAAACAATCCGTGCCGGCAATCTGCCCTTTACCGTTGTGGGAGTGCTCACCGCCAAGGGAACATCAGGCATGGGCGGCGATCAGGACGACGGCATCTACGTCCCCATTACCACGCTGCAGAAGAAGATCACCGGCCAGGACTGGCTGCGCAACATCATGGTCTCCGCCAAGTCGCAGCAGGAGAGCTATGCCGCGCAAGACCAGATCACGCAGATCCTGCGCGACCGGCACCGCATCCGCCAGGGCGATCCGGACGACTTCACCATCCGCAACCTGGCCGACGTAGCTGAACTCGCCGACCAGTCTGCACAAGTAATGACCATGCTGCTGGCATCGATTGCAGGCGTCTCGCTGATCGTAGGCGGCATCGGCATCATGAATATCATGCTGGTGTCAGTAACCGAGCGCACGCGGGAAATCGGTATTCGCGTAGCCATCGGCGCTACCGAACAGGACGTACAACGCCAGTTCCTTCTGGAGTCCGTAGTACTGAGCCTGCTCGGCGGCGCAATCGGAATTCTCGTCGGTATTGGCAGCTCGGTGCTGATCACCTACGTCCTGCACTGGAGTGTTTCCGTGTCGGTACTCGCAGTCGGAGCGGCCGTGATCTTCTCAACCGCGATCGGCATCG
- a CDS encoding ABC transporter ATP-binding protein — protein sequence MTTMLAEQELVRQEAQEEYVAIRVQDVHRIYQLGENRVHALRGINLDVAKGEFVAIMGSSGSGKSTLMNILGCLDRPTSGDYFLDGVNVAQLPKKELAAIRNRRLGFVFQGFNLLARTTALENVELPTLYAKLDVEERLRRAKHALEMVGLGERFDHFPSQLSGGQQQRVAIARALVNQPSILLADEPTGNLDSRTSVEIMSILQTLNDEGLTIILVTHELDIAQFARRVITFRDGKIRRDEMVTDRPRAAEVLAEMPTVEQD from the coding sequence ATGACAACGATGCTTGCAGAACAGGAACTCGTAAGACAGGAAGCACAGGAAGAGTACGTAGCGATCCGCGTTCAGGACGTGCACCGGATCTACCAGCTCGGTGAAAACCGGGTGCACGCCCTGCGCGGCATCAACCTCGACGTCGCGAAGGGAGAGTTCGTCGCGATCATGGGGTCGAGCGGCAGCGGCAAGTCAACGCTGATGAATATTCTGGGCTGCCTCGATCGTCCCACTTCGGGCGACTACTTCCTCGATGGCGTGAATGTAGCCCAGCTCCCGAAAAAGGAGCTGGCTGCCATTCGCAATCGACGCCTTGGATTTGTGTTCCAGGGATTCAATCTGCTGGCCCGCACCACGGCGCTGGAGAACGTTGAGTTACCAACGCTGTATGCGAAGCTCGACGTCGAAGAGCGCCTGCGCCGCGCTAAGCACGCACTGGAAATGGTGGGACTGGGAGAGCGATTCGACCATTTTCCGTCGCAGCTCTCAGGCGGACAGCAACAGCGAGTCGCGATCGCCAGGGCGCTAGTCAATCAACCGTCGATTCTCCTGGCCGACGAGCCGACGGGAAACCTCGACAGCCGCACGTCGGTTGAGATCATGAGCATTCTTCAAACTCTGAATGACGAAGGGCTCACGATCATACTGGTCACCCATGAGCTGGACATCGCTCAATTTGCGCGGCGGGTGATTACATTCCGCGATGGCAAGATTCGTCGCGATGAGATGGTCACGGACCGTCCGCGCGCAGCCGAGGTACTGGCCGAGATGCCCACAGTGGAACAGGATTGA
- a CDS encoding efflux RND transporter periplasmic adaptor subunit: protein MKHIQRKWIVILALFVAIAALGAFTLRGGDKPAYTTQRVQQGDIRQLVQATGTIDAVTTVQVGSQISGTISKLNADFNTRVKKGQVVAELDPALFQGALLQAQADLQNAEATAAAAKAELLKAQATAAQTQKAYERSDALAKEGVIAAQQLDIDKATSESNQAGVASAAAQVKQANAQVAQKLAAVKVAQTNLDHTIIRSPIDGTVTARSIDVGQTVAASLQAPTLFTIAQDLTKMRVYAKTDESDVGQIRPGQPGTFSVDAFPNEVFRGTVEQVRMNPTTVQNVVTYDTVIAFDNPQQKLFPGMTAYVTIPVAQAANVIEVPNAALRFKPDLSADKLQQLFAANGIQSSGKGRQSQQAVVWKLDGTKNLVPVQIVAGLTDHVNTAVTKVVAGGLNAGDVIVTGKADASKPAASAARSNASPATPRVGGMGGGGNRMGR from the coding sequence ATGAAGCATATTCAACGTAAATGGATCGTAATTTTGGCGCTATTCGTCGCCATTGCGGCGCTGGGTGCCTTTACTCTGCGCGGAGGCGATAAGCCTGCATACACAACGCAGCGCGTGCAGCAGGGCGACATCCGCCAGTTGGTGCAGGCGACCGGCACGATCGACGCGGTCACTACGGTTCAGGTCGGATCGCAGATTTCCGGCACGATTTCGAAGCTCAACGCCGACTTCAATACCAGAGTGAAAAAGGGTCAGGTAGTTGCTGAGCTCGATCCGGCGCTGTTCCAGGGAGCTCTGCTCCAGGCGCAAGCCGATCTGCAGAACGCTGAAGCCACGGCGGCAGCGGCCAAAGCCGAACTACTGAAGGCTCAGGCTACTGCCGCGCAGACCCAGAAAGCCTACGAGCGCAGCGACGCCCTCGCGAAAGAAGGAGTCATTGCGGCGCAGCAGCTTGACATTGACAAAGCTACGTCCGAATCCAATCAGGCTGGAGTCGCGTCGGCGGCCGCGCAGGTAAAGCAGGCGAATGCGCAAGTCGCGCAGAAGCTGGCCGCAGTGAAGGTGGCGCAAACCAATCTTGATCACACCATTATTCGTTCCCCGATCGATGGAACGGTGACCGCGCGCAGCATCGACGTCGGCCAGACCGTCGCCGCTTCTTTGCAGGCGCCTACGCTGTTCACCATCGCGCAGGACTTGACCAAGATGCGGGTCTATGCAAAGACCGATGAATCCGATGTGGGACAAATCCGTCCGGGGCAGCCTGGAACGTTCAGCGTCGACGCATTTCCCAACGAAGTCTTCCGTGGAACGGTAGAGCAAGTTCGTATGAATCCGACCACAGTACAAAACGTCGTGACGTATGACACGGTCATCGCCTTTGACAATCCGCAGCAGAAGCTGTTCCCGGGAATGACCGCTTACGTGACCATTCCCGTGGCACAAGCGGCAAACGTGATTGAAGTTCCGAATGCTGCGCTGCGCTTCAAGCCCGACCTGAGCGCCGACAAACTACAGCAGCTCTTTGCGGCCAATGGCATTCAGTCCTCCGGCAAGGGGCGGCAGTCGCAGCAGGCGGTGGTCTGGAAACTCGACGGAACCAAGAATCTTGTTCCCGTTCAGATCGTCGCCGGCCTTACCGACCACGTGAACACAGCGGTGACAAAAGTGGTCGCGGGCGGATTGAACGCTGGCGATGTGATTGTGACCGGCAAAGCCGACGCGAGCAAACCAGCAGCGTCGGCCGCGCGAAGCAACGCATCGCCAGCCACTCCGCGTGTCGGTGGTATGGGTGGCGGCGGCAACAGGATGGGACGCTAG